The sequence TAAATGTGCTAATTTTTCTTTTGAACAGGTTCTTCCGCTTGCTGTTGCCCTGGAGTTAATCCATATGGCCACCCTGGTTCATGACGATGTTGTGGACTGTTCTTCAACACGCCGTGGTACACAAACAGTAAGGGCAATTTGGGGCAATAAACTTTCTGTTCATATAGGGACCTATCTTTTTGCAAAATCCCTGTCACTGATCTCCAGATATGAGAGTCCCCTTGTCAACAGGATTCTTGCCGACACCAGCGTTAGGATGTGTCTGGGTGAGATCGAACAGATCTCAAACCCTTTCGATATTCAAAAGACAGTAAAGGATTACTTTTTTACAATATATCGTAAGACAGCCCTGCTTATCTCGGCAAGCTGCCAACTGGGGGCTTTTGTCTGCGACGCCCCAAAACAGATGTATGAATCGCTTCGGCGATACGGCCATAATATTGGCATGGCGTTTCAAATCACTGATGACGTTCTGGACCTGGTCGCCGATGAAAAACTGCTGGGTAAGCCTATAGGCGGTGACCTGCGTCAGGGCGTAATCACTCTCCCTGTAATTTATGCCCTGAAAAACAGTCCGAAGAGGGAAAAGCTGAAGGATATGGTTTTACACCAGAACAATGGTTATGAACCGGAGGAAGCCGTCAGGCTTGTCAAGGAATGCGGCGGAATAGATTATTCAGGACAAATTGTTCACAGATATGTAACCAGGGCAAGAAATGAATTGTCCGCTTTGCCCAATTTTAACGCTAAAATCGCTCTTGTTTCCGTTGCTGACTTTATTGGCACACGCAGGTTTTAAATTGGGAATGATTAAATATGGCTTATTGCTATCCTGTTTCTTTAATAACGAAAGACCGGAAGTGCCTGGTAATTGGCGGGGGCGCAGTTGCTGAGCGTAAGGTTTTTTCTTTGCTGAAAAGCGGAGCCAGGGTAGAAATAATAAGCTTAAAAATTACTTCAAAATTAAAAAAACTTATTCAAAAAGGATTAATCACATACCGCCAGGGAGATTATGATCCTGCCGATCTTGCCGGAACCTTTCTGGTAATCGGAGCCACCAGCAGCAAAGACGTTAACCGCAGGATAGCGGCGGATTGTTTTGAAAGAAACATACTGGTGAATATTGTGGATGATCCGGAAGTGTGCAGTTTTTTCGTGCCGGCTGTAGTTAAACGTGGCTCCTTTCAGATTGCGGTTTCTACAGACGGCAAAAGTCCTTTATTGGCAAGGAAAATTAAAGAATCCCTGCAGAAAAAATATGGTCCGGAATATGGAAAACTCACCGATCTGCTTGGCGCAATCCGTCTTAAAATGCATAGCGCAGCTGAAAATAAAGGCGCCGGCCGTGTTATTATAGAAAATCTTCTTGATGATGATCTTTTGAAAATGGTCGAACAGGGTCAGTGGAATCAAGCGAGGGAGCGTATAATAAACGATGTTTATCGTAGCGGTAGGCGTCAGCCATAGAACGGCGCCCGTGGAAATAAGGGAAAAGCTTTCTTTTACTGAACAATTGACAAAAGAAGCCCTTGACGCGCTCTGCTCACATCCCGTTATTGAAGAATGTGTGGTTTTGTTTACCTGCAACAGAACGGAAGTCTATGTTGCTTCCAGGGAACTTGACGAAGGGATCGGCGTCGTCCAAAATTTTCTTTCCCGCAAGTCCGGAACGGACATTTCACAGATTAAAAACTATACGTATGTTCATATTCTCTACGATGCAATCCGCCATTTATTCAGAGTTGCGTCCGGCCTGGATTCAATGGTTTTAGGAGAGACAGAAATCCTTGGCCAGGTTCGCAGCGCATACCGGACGGCCTATACGAACGGTTCCACCAGCAGCTGTTTAAACTCTCTTTTTCAGCAGGCTATAACTGTCGGCAAGAAGGTCCACAGGGAAACGGCCATTGATCAAAACGCTGTTTCGGTTAGTTACGCTGCTGTTGAATTGGCCAGGCAGACCCTGGGCGATTTAAAAGGCC is a genomic window of Desulfotomaculum sp. containing:
- a CDS encoding siroheme synthase, which encodes MAYCYPVSLITKDRKCLVIGGGAVAERKVFSLLKSGARVEIISLKITSKLKKLIQKGLITYRQGDYDPADLAGTFLVIGATSSKDVNRRIAADCFERNILVNIVDDPEVCSFFVPAVVKRGSFQIAVSTDGKSPLLARKIKESLQKKYGPEYGKLTDLLGAIRLKMHSAAENKGAGRVIIENLLDDDLLKMVEQGQWNQARERIINDVYRSGRRQP
- a CDS encoding heptaprenyl diphosphate synthase translates to MRQIIPMELFGEIKDELKIVEQELHAAVQSPDPLMTQTSTHLLKAGGKRLRPAFSLLAGKCANFSFEQVLPLAVALELIHMATLVHDDVVDCSSTRRGTQTVRAIWGNKLSVHIGTYLFAKSLSLISRYESPLVNRILADTSVRMCLGEIEQISNPFDIQKTVKDYFFTIYRKTALLISASCQLGAFVCDAPKQMYESLRRYGHNIGMAFQITDDVLDLVADEKLLGKPIGGDLRQGVITLPVIYALKNSPKREKLKDMVLHQNNGYEPEEAVRLVKECGGIDYSGQIVHRYVTRARNELSALPNFNAKIALVSVADFIGTRRF